The sequence ATGTTAGAATTGAGCCGACAAGCACTGAGCAAAGCCCTCCATAGGGATGCATCTGGTTCGATAGGCATGGATTCGATAAATTCTCTAGCTTCATTTAACCGACCTCCACGACAAAGAAGATCAACCACACAACCATAGTGAACAAGCTCGGGATTTATCTTGAAATCATGAACCATTGTATGAAAAAGCAACAACCCTTTCTCTACAAATCCACAATGTCTGCAAGCAGATAGAACAGCAGTGAAAGTTGCAGCATTTGGGCTCAAACCATCTTCTATCATCTTTAACAATGCTTGAATAGCGTCATGTCCACGACCATGCGTAGCATAGCCAGCTATCAAGGCATTCCATGTAACGATATTTCTCCTCGGTAAAATTTTGAAGACTTTCTCAGCATTTTGCATACTACCACATCTTGCATACATTGTCACAAATGCATTTGCAAGAGACAAATTGTTGTCGAAAGAGAACTGTCTCCTCGTTGCATAAGCATGAAAGCATTGGCCTCGAGTGAGAGCCGCAAGATGTGTAAATGAAGAAAGCATGTTTATAATCGTGACATCGTTAGGTTCAACTTCTGATATCATATGACTGAAAAGTAAGTGAGCTTTCTCACCTTGGTTGTTTTTCACAAGGCTAGCAATTATGGCATTCCATGAGATCACATCCTTATTAGGATAACTTTCGAATAGATTCATAGCTGTTGCTTCATCGCCACAATTCATGTACATATCTGTCAATGCAGTGTTCAATGATAGGTCGATTTCGATACCTAGTTTTATCACAAAACCATGAATTGCTCTCCCAATATTTAGATAGATTTCATCATCACAAGCAGCCATGATAGATATGATTGTGTGTGAGTTGAGTTCGATTTTCAAAGCTCGCATCGCCTCAAATAGATTCCAAGCTTCACCTCTCAGTCTGTTGCAAGCCAATGCCATAATTGAAGTGTTCCACGAGACAACAGCCGGACCTATCATCTCTTTGAAAACATTTTGGGCAGCCTTGACACAGTTTAATTCAGCATACATACTTAAGAGTGCATTTCCAAGAGAAGTATCTATTTCCATTTTGGTTTTGATCACATGAGCATGTAAACTCTTACCGAATCTCGTTCCATCAGCTAAACTCGAACATGAAGACAACAATATAGCAATAGTTCTCTTATCTTCTCTGATGCCTTCCATTTTCATAGCAGTGAATAAACTCACAGCTTCGTCGTAAATGCCATATTCGAGGTATGCCTTCATCATCGAATTCCACAAAGCAACGTCTCGCTTGGAGACATTTTCAAATAACCTACACGATGAATCTAAACTTCCACAATCGCTGTACATGTTAAGCAAAGCATTTACTATGAACACATCATTTTTGTAGCCAGACTTAATAGCTATTTGATGGATTTGAGCACCTAATTTGAGTGAACCTAGTTGAGCAGAGGCTTGAACTACAGCTACTAATGTAATCGAATCAAATTCAAAACCTTCAACAAGCAAAAGTACAAAAAGACTACAAGCTTCCAAGTACTCTTCCATGTCAAGATATCCAGTTATTATTGCATTCCAACTTACTATATTTCTCACTACCATTAAATCAAACACATAACGCGAAATTTCAACATCGAATCTAAGGTAGAATCCAATCAAAGCAGTTCCCACATGGGCGTCCAAATCAAACAGCCCGTTTCTCAAACAGTAACCATGTATCTCCTGCCCCAATCTCAACTTATAAACCTCCCTACAAGCCGAAAGTAACCCTACAATTGTACGCGAATTGGGTTTTAGACCCTCCTTTTGCATCTCCATAAATAACTTAATCGCCTTCTCGAAACTACAACAACCCACATACCCATATATCATAGCATTCCACAAGACAATATCTTTCACACCCATCTGGTCGAATACCTCACGGGCATCATCAACAAGCCCACACTTACCATAGAAGTCGACAATTGCAGTCCCAACTCGAATATCACGAATCAAACTCGTGCCCCTAATACGAAAATGTACTTTCCTTCCTTTCTCAACCGCTTTCAGCCTTGCACAGGCCTTGAGAACAAGAGGTAGAGTAGCTTTATTGGGTGAGATGCCGAGAGATTCCATATGGGTGTATGTAGTGAGAATTGCCTGGTCATTATTGGACTTGGTATGATGCTTGATCATCAAGTTCCAGTCTTTCTGCTCGGATGTTTGGAACTGGTTAATGGGTAGGAGAGATAAGTTTTGGAAGACTCGGGTTGAAGGTATATCCATGAATAAGGAACCCTATAAATTTGGCAGCAATGCGAAGAAGATAACCGAAGGCAGACATTAACTAATAAGTGGTGGCCAGTGGCATAATTGATTTACAAAACCTGATATTTAGATGTAATTATGGTTTTGTAAGTCACATAGTAAAAACATGATGAAATATTTTAACACCATTAGGAAGATAAAAATGGATTTTCTGTGAAAGACACCCATTTGCAAGATACCATTGCTGAGAGACCATAACCAAaagattttaattttaataagaaaaagacttaaatttcaaaacattaatagttttgtttctttttcttttcttgtgtttttaattaattaaagttagAACTTACATGTAGGGAACTTTACAGAGCTGCTGATGAATTTTGCAGATATTTGAACAATTATTGCTGAGCCTCCTTGAACTAATAAGCTTGACATGTCATCTAAATAGAAGCaatcaataaataattacaacatTGTTAGAACTTATGACAATCCATAATCATTCAAGTCATAAATTCCCAGCAAAGAAATCCTAAGAGCTTTAATAACAGGGTTAGAcactaaataaaaatctaagccatatttaatacatttatttgATGAGAAAATCATAACATATTTGCTGAAAAATTCCTTCGTGTCAAAGAACACACCAGCCTTATTATTCATCAATCTAAAACCACTGCCTCCTAGTTTCAACCTTACTTACAACATTTCTAACTTGAATCTCTCCTTATTTAACTCTGAACTGTGTGCTGTTGGCAATTTCACTCATTTAATTGTGCATATATTTTTGTTCAAAAGAAAATACTAAGACCAAATGTCTCTAAATCCTTTTTGCCCATTTCATTCAA is a genomic window of Cannabis sativa cultivar Pink pepper isolate KNU-18-1 chromosome 9, ASM2916894v1, whole genome shotgun sequence containing:
- the LOC115722345 gene encoding pentatricopeptide repeat-containing protein At2g13600 isoform X1; this encodes MDIPSTRVFQNLSLLPINQFQTSEQKDWNLMIKHHTKSNNDQAILTTYTHMESLGISPNKATLPLVLKACARLKAVEKGRKVHFRIRGTSLIRDIRVGTAIVDFYGKCGLVDDAREVFDQMGVKDIVLWNAMIYGYVGCCSFEKAIKLFMEMQKEGLKPNSRTIVGLLSACREVYKLRLGQEIHGYCLRNGLFDLDAHVGTALIGFYLRFDVEISRYVFDLMVVRNIVSWNAIITGYLDMEEYLEACSLFVLLLVEGFEFDSITLVAVVQASAQLGSLKLGAQIHQIAIKSGYKNDVFIVNALLNMYSDCGSLDSSCRLFENVSKRDVALWNSMMKAYLEYGIYDEAVSLFTAMKMEGIREDKRTIAILLSSCSSLADGTRFGKSLHAHVIKTKMEIDTSLGNALLSMYAELNCVKAAQNVFKEMIGPAVVSWNTSIMALACNRLRGEAWNLFEAMRALKIELNSHTIISIMAACDDEIYLNIGRAIHGFVIKLGIEIDLSLNTALTDMYMNCGDEATAMNLFESYPNKDVISWNAIIASLVKNNQGEKAHLLFSHMISEVEPNDVTIINMLSSFTHLAALTRGQCFHAYATRRQFSFDNNLSLANAFVTMYARCGSMQNAEKVFKILPRRNIVTWNALIAGYATHGRGHDAIQALLKMIEDGLSPNAATFTAVLSACRHCGFVEKGLLLFHTMVHDFKINPELVHYGCVVDLLCRGGRLNEAREFIESMPIEPDASLWRALLSACRLNSNIKLAANIFDKLVELEPMNAGNYILLSNIYAAAGLWLEVRKIRLLLQEKGLKKSPGLSWIVVQNQVHSFSAGDTSHPLSEKIYANLCSLTNLIRESGYTPDFGWVLYEEEED